A portion of the Hyphomicrobiaceae bacterium genome contains these proteins:
- a CDS encoding response regulator transcription factor, translated as MLILIAEDDANLRRGLAELLQLEDFETVSAACGISALELFAERDPDFCILDVNMPGLDGFEVCKRMRAQREDVPILLLTARTDEIDRVLGFGLGADDYLGKPFSAHELIARIKAIARRSGARSAAVAHTGSDVFSMCDLKIDSRASRAHRGKDVIDLSQRELNVLRYFHAHAGQVVTRDALYDACWGREHYANSRALDQFISALRRKIEIDPGAPRIIATVHGAGYRFDP; from the coding sequence ATGTTGATTTTGATCGCTGAGGACGACGCCAATCTGAGGCGCGGACTAGCAGAACTGCTGCAGCTTGAAGACTTCGAGACGGTTTCGGCTGCGTGCGGTATCAGTGCGCTGGAGCTGTTTGCCGAGCGAGATCCAGACTTCTGTATTTTGGATGTCAACATGCCGGGCCTCGACGGTTTTGAGGTCTGCAAGCGAATGCGTGCCCAACGCGAGGACGTTCCGATTTTGCTTTTGACCGCACGCACCGACGAGATCGACCGCGTACTTGGATTCGGATTAGGCGCGGACGACTACCTTGGAAAGCCTTTCAGCGCCCACGAGCTTATTGCGCGTATCAAAGCCATTGCGCGACGATCGGGTGCACGGTCGGCAGCCGTAGCCCACACTGGCAGCGATGTCTTCTCCATGTGTGATCTCAAAATCGACAGCAGGGCATCGCGTGCGCATCGGGGCAAGGATGTGATCGATCTCAGCCAGCGCGAGCTGAACGTGCTCAGATATTTTCACGCCCATGCGGGTCAGGTTGTGACGCGCGATGCGCTTTACGACGCTTGTTGGGGGCGCGAGCACTACGCCAACAGCCGCGCGCTCGACCAGTTCATTTCGGCGCTGCGTCGCAAAATCGAGATAGATCCCGGCGCCCCTCGCATCATCGCGACGGTGCACGGCGCCGGCTATAGGTTCGATCCCTGA
- a CDS encoding SRPBCC family protein translates to MKRFAIAALFAISSAGSALALDAHYSKDTTGSAADAWAAIGDFCGIQNWHPALEKCELSSKDGKTLRTLHLKGGGTVLEELVEQNDKTMTQTYIILDGVLPVANYKSTLKVVAKGDGATYDWSGHFDAKKGVADDESLKTMNGVYAAGVDALVAKTSK, encoded by the coding sequence ATGAAACGTTTTGCCATAGCAGCCCTATTCGCCATTTCTTCGGCAGGCTCGGCTCTTGCCTTGGATGCGCATTACAGCAAGGACACCACCGGGTCGGCAGCCGATGCGTGGGCCGCAATCGGCGACTTCTGCGGCATTCAGAATTGGCATCCCGCACTTGAGAAGTGCGAGCTGTCCAGCAAGGACGGCAAGACCCTGCGCACGCTTCATCTGAAGGGCGGCGGCACGGTCTTGGAAGAGCTTGTCGAGCAGAACGACAAGACCATGACCCAGACCTATATCATCCTCGATGGTGTGCTGCCGGTCGCCAACTACAAGTCCACGCTCAAGGTGGTGGCGAAGGGTGATGGTGCGACCTACGACTGGTCCGGACACTTCGACGCCAAGAAGGGCGTTGCGGACGACGAGTCCCTCAAGACCATGAATGGCGTCTATGCTGCGGGTGTCGACGCTCTTGTGGCGAAGACCTCCAAGTAA
- a CDS encoding response regulator, whose amino-acid sequence MAASSTGSGGDFLARKSELMRARGTLRPLKNVLIVEDENLDAERMFATLRVMFGYALEVRRASTLASAIDSVLELKPELIFLDDILKPSDDATQTIPFLRHAGYEGPIIVVSGQATRNRRSVLLAAGAQEVIHKDDVDSVRLTEALERVFKSAPDAT is encoded by the coding sequence ATGGCAGCGTCGTCTACAGGTTCAGGCGGAGATTTTCTCGCCCGCAAGAGTGAGCTTATGCGCGCACGCGGCACCCTGCGCCCACTCAAGAACGTATTAATCGTTGAAGACGAGAACCTCGACGCGGAGCGCATGTTTGCCACCTTGCGCGTCATGTTCGGCTACGCGCTTGAAGTACGCCGCGCCAGCACGCTCGCCAGCGCAATCGACTCTGTCTTGGAGTTGAAGCCCGAACTTATTTTCCTGGATGATATTCTAAAGCCCTCCGACGACGCGACACAGACGATCCCGTTTCTGCGCCACGCAGGATACGAAGGCCCCATCATAGTGGTGAGCGGCCAAGCGACACGCAATCGTCGATCAGTATTGCTCGCGGCGGGCGCTCAGGAAGTCATTCATAAGGACGATGTGGACAGCGTTCGCCTTACAGAAGCATTAGAGCGCGTGTTCAAGTCCGCGCCCGACGCGACCTGA
- a CDS encoding aminotransferase class V-fold PLP-dependent enzyme codes for MSIEPRRPGRHFLQIPGPTPVPERILAAMSRQMLDHRGLEFQKLGKRVLQGVKGLFKTAHHVIIYPSSGTGAWEAALTNTLSPGDKVLMCETGQFAVLWNGMAQKLGLVTDVVPTDWRVAVDGNTLEAKLRADKAHEIKAVCVVHNETSTGCCSRIDEIRKALDAANHPALLMVDTISSLACTDLRHDEWGIDVTVSGSQKGMMLPPGLSFTAISDKALTASRTAQLKRSYFAWDDMLANNANGFFPYTPATGLLYGLAEAIDMINEEGLENVFARHYRLAEATRRAVRAWGLEIQCRDPKFYSSAVTTVMMPEGHNADAYRKVVLDNFNMSLGTGLNKIAGKAFRIGHLGDTNELTVMGALTGVEMGFELAGVPYKKGGVQAAMSYLAETARTPELVAAE; via the coding sequence ATGTCGATCGAGCCCCGCCGCCCAGGCCGCCATTTCCTTCAGATCCCTGGTCCTACGCCCGTGCCTGAGCGCATCCTGGCAGCGATGTCGCGCCAGATGCTCGATCATCGAGGCCTGGAATTTCAGAAGCTTGGCAAGCGTGTTCTTCAAGGCGTCAAAGGGCTGTTCAAGACCGCGCATCACGTCATCATTTATCCTTCGTCGGGTACCGGCGCCTGGGAAGCCGCGTTGACCAACACGCTTTCGCCCGGCGACAAGGTTCTGATGTGCGAGACCGGCCAGTTCGCCGTTCTTTGGAACGGCATGGCGCAGAAACTGGGTCTGGTAACGGATGTAGTCCCGACCGACTGGCGCGTTGCTGTTGACGGCAACACGTTGGAAGCCAAACTGCGTGCCGATAAGGCGCACGAGATCAAAGCCGTCTGCGTGGTGCACAACGAAACTTCGACCGGCTGCTGCTCCCGCATCGACGAAATCCGCAAAGCGCTGGACGCAGCAAATCATCCAGCTTTGTTGATGGTCGACACCATTTCCTCGTTGGCCTGCACGGATTTGCGTCACGACGAATGGGGCATCGACGTAACCGTCTCGGGCTCTCAGAAGGGCATGATGTTGCCACCCGGCTTGTCGTTTACCGCAATCTCCGACAAGGCGCTGACGGCCTCCAGGACAGCCCAGCTGAAGCGTTCTTATTTTGCATGGGACGACATGCTGGCTAACAACGCCAACGGGTTCTTCCCCTACACGCCCGCCACCGGCCTGCTGTACGGCCTGGCGGAAGCAATCGACATGATCAACGAGGAAGGCTTGGAGAACGTTTTTGCGCGTCACTATCGCCTCGCCGAGGCGACGCGCCGTGCCGTTCGCGCCTGGGGGCTGGAAATCCAGTGTCGCGATCCGAAGTTCTATTCGTCGGCCGTTACCACCGTGATGATGCCAGAGGGGCATAACGCCGATGCCTATCGCAAGGTCGTGCTCGACAACTTCAACATGTCGCTGGGAACCGGCCTCAACAAGATTGCGGGCAAGGCGTTCCGCATCGGGCATCTTGGCGACACCAACGAGCTGACCGTCATGGGGGCTTTGACGGGGGTCGAGATGGGGTTCGAGCTGGCTGGGGTGCCCTACAAGAAGGGCGGCGTGCAAGCAGCAATGAGCTATCTTGCAGAGACTGCGCGCACGCCTGAGCTGGTTGCGGCGGAGTAG
- a CDS encoding HAMP domain-containing sensor histidine kinase, whose protein sequence is MIRRHFFPLFALVMVVPVALLSFFAVRTLDLENEAVSARRARLLDERLKLAEAIVASRLQILGTELLAQAHRAYISGGETALRKLVEEKEFAQAFVFQSRILLSPQPKETDLTQSIILAHARTHIGEADPSTGALVAMGNGAYTLLRCEKDNDGLGVCIAINPDDVTNVLRSALGLVARTAALSRVNLIAPDDHRIGLQEQLSNGAGSARSLDGVLQGWRLEADEPPLDDDGIRRTGLLYLVAGSLIAAWIVMAWMLQRSALAEANMVARRAGIIAQLAHELRTPLANLQLHVDLLQRKPDDRGAVTRYATVLSSEIGRLAQLAENAIDVARGAVTGRRLEVAVPDECVRAVLARYAPTLTDAKCAPQLVCDAGAPCRFDRPSWERCLINLVDNAQKYAPGAPITITTQLDSGLLRLEVTDGGPGISGPDKEQIFEPFSRGTGKVASGFGLGLAAVRTLAQQNGGNCWVEDATSGARFVVTMNVMPLEAGEDAGKC, encoded by the coding sequence GGTCGTCCCGGTGGCGCTGCTGTCGTTTTTCGCCGTTCGCACGCTCGATCTGGAGAACGAAGCAGTTTCAGCGCGCCGCGCCCGGCTGCTTGATGAACGGCTTAAGCTCGCCGAGGCAATTGTTGCTTCGCGCTTGCAGATCCTGGGCACGGAGTTGTTGGCTCAAGCACACCGGGCCTACATCTCCGGCGGCGAGACGGCGCTGCGCAAACTCGTCGAGGAGAAGGAGTTTGCTCAGGCGTTCGTCTTTCAGTCTAGAATTCTCTTGTCCCCTCAGCCGAAAGAAACGGACCTCACGCAGAGCATAATTCTGGCGCACGCCCGCACACATATCGGCGAAGCCGATCCCTCCACCGGTGCCCTAGTTGCCATGGGAAACGGGGCCTACACGCTGTTGCGGTGTGAGAAAGATAATGACGGCCTCGGCGTATGCATTGCTATCAACCCGGATGATGTGACCAATGTACTGCGCTCTGCGCTGGGCCTCGTCGCGCGCACTGCGGCGCTATCCCGCGTCAACCTCATTGCGCCTGACGATCACCGGATCGGGCTGCAAGAGCAGTTGAGCAACGGGGCCGGTTCCGCGCGTTCCCTTGATGGCGTGTTGCAAGGTTGGCGGCTGGAGGCGGACGAGCCTCCGCTCGATGACGATGGTATACGGCGCACCGGCCTTCTTTATCTTGTGGCGGGTTCGCTTATTGCCGCCTGGATCGTTATGGCCTGGATGCTGCAACGGTCGGCGCTTGCTGAAGCGAACATGGTTGCGCGCCGTGCCGGCATCATCGCCCAATTGGCGCACGAGCTGCGCACGCCGCTCGCCAATCTTCAGCTTCACGTTGATCTCTTGCAGAGGAAGCCGGACGATCGTGGGGCCGTCACGCGCTACGCAACAGTGCTGTCGAGCGAGATCGGTCGCCTGGCGCAACTTGCCGAGAACGCTATCGACGTGGCGCGCGGTGCAGTAACCGGGCGGCGTCTGGAGGTCGCTGTGCCCGACGAATGCGTGCGTGCAGTTCTGGCGCGCTATGCACCGACCTTAACGGACGCGAAATGCGCGCCTCAGCTCGTGTGCGATGCTGGCGCACCTTGCCGCTTCGATCGCCCATCCTGGGAGCGCTGCCTCATCAACCTCGTCGATAATGCCCAAAAATATGCGCCAGGAGCGCCGATCACGATAACAACCCAGCTAGATTCGGGGCTCTTGCGTCTTGAGGTAACAGACGGTGGTCCCGGCATTAGTGGACCGGACAAGGAGCAAATATTCGAGCCATTTTCGCGCGGCACCGGCAAAGTCGCCTCTGGCTTCGGCTTGGGACTTGCAGCGGTGCGTACGTTGGCGCAACAGAACGGCGGCAACTGTTGGGTAGAGGATGCGACTTCGGGTGCCCGCTTCGTCGTAACGATGAATGTAATGCCTCTTGAAGCCGGGGAGGACGCCGGCAAATGTTGA
- a CDS encoding amidase: MDAIDPTRMTAAEAAAALKAGTLTTHDLVSACIQRIDERDQEVRAWQFLDRERVLREAREADALRKSGAPLPPLAGLPVGVKDIIDTAEYPTEYGCQVFKDNFPSTDANVVGELKRAGAIILGKTVTTELAFFGPGKTRNPHNIEHTPGGSSSGSAAAVADFQVPLALGTQTAGSVIRPASFCGTIGFKPSFGYISRTGIMPQSSPLDTVGTYARSVDDIALLTDAISAFDPRDGDMTSSPRPSLAAGLATPIDRAPRFAFVIAPAGAVAEPDAIAAYEHFASNFGARAEVVVTQLPSEFDGALRLHRIVQFSDIAKNFGTIADKNPDAVTEKLKEAIAEGRTFSQADIAAARAERDPLYDALRPILINYDAILTPSAPGPAPHGLAGTGNPMFNALWTYLGMPCMSLPLLKVGGLPLGVQLVAARGNDAGLLRVAKCLYPGNGRDA; the protein is encoded by the coding sequence ATGGACGCCATCGATCCGACCCGCATGACTGCGGCCGAAGCTGCCGCCGCGCTTAAGGCCGGGACGCTGACCACCCATGACCTCGTCTCTGCTTGCATCCAGCGCATTGATGAGCGAGATCAAGAGGTTAGAGCGTGGCAATTTCTGGATCGCGAACGGGTCTTGCGAGAAGCGCGCGAGGCCGATGCGCTTCGCAAGAGTGGTGCACCGCTTCCCCCGCTCGCAGGGCTGCCGGTTGGCGTCAAGGACATCATCGATACAGCCGAGTACCCGACGGAGTATGGCTGTCAGGTCTTCAAGGATAATTTCCCGAGCACTGATGCCAACGTAGTTGGAGAACTCAAGCGTGCTGGTGCAATTATTCTAGGCAAGACGGTTACTACAGAGCTGGCATTCTTCGGACCAGGCAAAACACGCAATCCACATAACATCGAGCACACGCCCGGCGGGTCTTCGTCGGGATCGGCAGCGGCCGTTGCGGATTTTCAGGTGCCTCTGGCGCTAGGAACGCAGACCGCCGGGTCTGTCATTCGACCCGCGTCGTTTTGCGGCACCATCGGATTCAAACCTTCGTTCGGCTACATCTCTCGCACCGGCATCATGCCCCAGTCGTCGCCGCTCGACACTGTCGGCACTTACGCGCGCAGCGTAGACGACATCGCGCTGCTGACCGATGCCATTTCAGCGTTCGATCCGCGCGATGGAGACATGACGTCGAGTCCAAGACCGTCTCTGGCCGCAGGACTGGCGACACCAATCGACCGGGCCCCACGCTTCGCCTTCGTCATCGCGCCGGCAGGCGCTGTCGCTGAACCCGACGCAATCGCCGCCTACGAGCATTTCGCATCGAACTTTGGCGCACGCGCAGAGGTCGTGGTGACCCAGCTGCCATCCGAGTTCGACGGTGCGCTGCGGTTGCACAGGATTGTGCAGTTCTCCGACATCGCCAAGAATTTCGGCACCATCGCCGACAAGAACCCGGACGCCGTCACGGAGAAATTAAAAGAAGCGATTGCCGAAGGGCGCACATTCTCGCAAGCCGACATCGCAGCAGCGCGCGCAGAGCGCGATCCATTGTACGATGCTCTGCGACCGATCCTGATCAACTACGATGCTATCCTGACACCGTCAGCACCCGGACCGGCGCCCCACGGGCTTGCTGGAACGGGAAACCCAATGTTCAACGCACTATGGACCTATCTCGGAATGCCGTGCATGTCATTGCCATTGCTCAAGGTCGGCGGATTGCCGCTCGGCGTGCAACTGGTGGCGGCTCGCGGCAATGACGCGGGACTGCTGAGGGTCGCTAAGTGTCTTTATCCCGGCAACGGCCGCGACGCATAA
- a CDS encoding haloacid dehalogenase type II, which yields MAQAGRHFVFDAFGTLFDVHSAARECADIIGPQWPRVSEVWRNKQLEYSWIYAGIGRHMSFREATRLGLIYALQVTGLDKNIAPGVVAAYARLAPFPEVPAVLRTLKERGDNLAILSNGDPDMLDELVGNAGLTDLFDAVLSVQAAGTFKPAPQVYALCERQFGVKAAQLTFMSSNRWDIAGARAFGMNPIWVNRSRAPDEYPEFPPVRVIDDLNALLSEAV from the coding sequence GTGGCGCAGGCTGGACGGCATTTTGTCTTTGACGCCTTTGGCACGCTCTTCGATGTCCACTCCGCTGCGCGCGAGTGTGCGGATATCATCGGCCCTCAATGGCCTCGCGTTTCTGAGGTCTGGCGCAATAAGCAGCTGGAATACTCTTGGATCTATGCCGGTATCGGACGGCACATGTCGTTTCGAGAGGCGACAAGGCTCGGGCTTATCTACGCACTTCAGGTGACGGGGCTGGATAAGAACATTGCCCCTGGCGTTGTGGCGGCCTATGCGCGGCTCGCGCCCTTCCCGGAAGTCCCAGCCGTTCTGCGCACCTTGAAGGAGCGCGGCGACAACTTGGCGATCTTATCGAACGGCGATCCAGACATGCTCGACGAGCTGGTCGGCAACGCTGGTCTTACCGATCTTTTTGATGCCGTGCTGTCGGTACAAGCGGCCGGCACATTCAAGCCCGCCCCGCAGGTCTATGCGCTTTGCGAGCGCCAGTTCGGCGTGAAGGCCGCGCAATTGACCTTCATGTCCTCAAACCGTTGGGACATCGCGGGCGCACGCGCGTTCGGCATGAATCCGATCTGGGTCAATCGATCGCGCGCGCCCGATGAATATCCTGAGTTTCCCCCCGTGCGCGTGATCGATGATCTCAACGCGCTTCTGAGCGAAGCGGTCTAG